In Actinoplanes lobatus, the DNA window CCACGATGGCCACCGTCACCGCGAGCAGGTAGTAGGGCAGGCGGGCGTAGGGGAACGCCAGCCCTCGCTGTTTACGAGTGCTACGCCAGCGGATCAGCCGTCGGCGGCCGGGACGAGGAGAGCGGCGAGGATCGCGATGGCGGCCACGCCCGCGCAGGCCCAGAAGCCGGTGGTGAACGCGTCGCCGGCCGCCTCGGTCTCGGAGCCGTCGCCGCCGGACCAGGAGTGGAGGTGAAGGTTGACGGCGATCAACGTTGCTCCCGGTATTTGTTACACCAGTTGACCTAATGTGGCGGCCCGCATACCGTGATGACGCATCGACAGACCTCACTGTCCTGATGTTCGTGGGCAGAAAGGATCCGCTGTGTCCCCGCTCAGCGCATGCAGAACCCACCTCGCCGCCGTCATGGTCGCCATCCCCGCGTTCCTGAACACCTGGGCGCTTCTGCCTTCCGAGGCCGCCGTTGCCCCAGTCGCCGGCGGCGCCACCAAGAACAATCAGCTCTGAGCATGACCGTCTACATCGTCGGCGACTCCACCGCCGCCACCTATACCGCCGAAGCGGCACCCCAAACCGGATGGGGGCAGGTCCTGGCGGAGCTCATCGGTACCGACGTCGTCAACGCCGCCACGCCCGGGACCAGTTCGAAAAGCTTCATCGAGCTGGGTCTGCTCGACCCGATCCTCGACCGGATCACCGCCGGTGACTGCCTGGTCGTCTCGTTCGGGCACAACGACGCGAAGGCCGATGATCCAGCCCGGTACACCGAACCGGCGACGACCTATCCGGAGCATCTGTCGCGGTACGTCGACGGGGCGCGGGCCAGGGGAGCGGGCCCGGTGCTGGTCACGCCGGTCGAGCGCCGTCACTTCGACAGCTCCGGGGTCATCGTGCCCAGCCACGGCAAGTACCCGGCTGCGATGGCCGAACTCGCCACCGGCCTGGGCGTGCCATTGATCGATCTGACCGCGGCCAGCACCCGGCTGTGGAACGCGGAGGGGCCCGCGGGCACCAAGAAGTACTTCCTGCACGTGCCGGCCGGCAGGTACCCGAAGTACCCGGACGGTATCGAGGACGACACCCACTTTCTGGACTACGGGGCGAGGGCAGTGGCCCGCTTGGTCGCGTCCTCCCTGAACAGCCAGGTCAGGAGGACATGAGAATGGCACGCCTGAGAACCCGGGCCGCTGCGCTGATCGCCGGCTTGCTGGCAGCCGGGATCACCCCCGTCACGCCGGCCCGCGCGGCCGAGCCGGTCGCCCCGATCTACCTGGACACCCGCTACACCTTCGCCGAGCGGGCCGCCGACCTGGTGTCCCGGATGACACTCGCCGAGAAGGTGGCCCAGCTGCACACCAACAGCGCGCCGGCCATCGCGCGCCTGGGTGTGCAGCAGTACACGTACTGGAACGAGGGCCAACACGGCATCAACCGGCTCGGCGGCAACACCCGGCGCGGCAGTGTCACCGGCGGGGTGCACGCGACCAGCTTTCCCACCAACCTGGCCACATCGATGTCCTGGGATCCGGAGCTGATCTACCAGGAGACCACGGCCATCGCGGATGAGGCGCGGGGTCTGCTCGACAAGTCGCTGTGGGGCGTCGGGCAGAACAACATCGGGCCGGACCGGAACGCGTACGGCAATCTCAGTTACTGGGCGCCGACGGTCAACATGGCCCGCGACCCGCGCTGGGGCCGCAACGACGAGGGCTTCGGAGAGGATCCGCTTCTGGTCGCGAAGCTCGCGGGAGCGTACGTCAACGGCTTGCAGGGGCAGAACCGCACCGGTGAGCGGCTGACGCCGTACCTGAAAACCGCGGCCACCGCCAAGCACTTCGCGTTGAACAACGTCGAGGCCACCCGGCAGTCCGGCAGCTCGGACACCACCGAGGCGAACATCCGCAACTACTACACGCCGCAATTCCGCAGCCTGATCCAGGACGCCCACGTGTCCGGCCTGATGACGGCGTACAACCGGGTCAACGGCACGCCGGCGCCGGCCGATACCTACCTGGCCAACGTGCTGGCCGAGCGCACGTGGGGGTTCGCCGGCTACTCCACCTCCGACTGCGGCGCCATCACCGACATCTGGGCCGCCAACCGGCACAACTGGGCGCCGGCCGGCTGGACCACCGCCACCACGAACGGGCAGACGACCTGGACGAACCCGGCAACCGGGCAGCAACTCTCCGGAGCGGCCGGCGCGCAGGCCTGGGCCTTGCGGGCTGGTACGCAGCTGAACTGCAAGGGCGACGAGTTCACCCTCGCCAACATCGAGGAAGCCCTGGCCGCCGGGGTACTCAGCGAGGGCGTGCTCGACGACGCGCTCGTACGGGTCTTCACGACCCGGATGGCGACCGGCGAGTTCGACCCGGCCGACCGGGTGAGCTACACCGCGATCACGAAGGATCAGATCGAGAGCCCGGCCCACCAGCGGCTCGCCGATCAGGTGGCGGCCAACTCGCTGGTGCTGCTGAAGAACGACCCGGTGGACGGGACGGCCGTACTGCCGGCTGACCCGGCGAGCCTGCACCGTGTGGTCGTGGTGGGCAACCTGGCGAACACGGTCACGCTGGGCGGCTACTCGGGAGACCCGACCGTACAGGTCAGCGCCGTGCAGGGGATCAGGAACGCACTGCCGGGGGCCACCGTCACCTTCGACGCCTGCGCCACGTCGACCACCGCCACCACACCGGCCGTCTGCGGCGCGCAGACGCTGGCCGACCTACCGTCCGCCGACCTGGTCGTGGTCTTCGCCGGCACCGACCTCAACGTGGCGACCGAAGGCAAGGACCGTGCGACGCTCGCCCTGCCCGGCAACTATCAGTCCCTGATCGATCAGGTCAGCGCGGCCGGCAACCCGCGGTCGGTGCTGGCCGTCCAGGCCGGCGGGCCGGTGGCGATCGAGCAGGCGCAGCGGAAGTTCCCGGCGGTCGTCTTCGGCGCCTACAACGGCCAGAGCCAGGGCACTGCGCTGGCCGCCGTCCTGTTCGGTGCACAGAACCCCAGCGGGCACCTGAGCTTCACGTGGCAGAAGGACGACTCACAGCTGCCCGGCATCCAGAACTACGGGCTCACCCCGGCACAGACCGGTGGGCTCGGCCGCACTTACCAGTACTTCACCGGCACGCCCAGTTATCCGTTCGGGCACGGTCTGAGCTACACCAGTTTCGCGTACGGGAAGGTGCGTGCCGACCGCGAGACCACCACCCCGAACGGGCGGATCATCATCCGCTTCGACGTGACGAACACCGGTGCGAGAGCCGGCGCCACCGTCGCTCAGGTGTACGCCACCACGCCCGCCGTCGCCGGACTCGATCTGCCGGTCAAGCGGCTGGCCGGCTTCCAGAAGACCCGGGTCCTGCAGCCGGGCGAACGCCAGCAGATCGCGGTCCAGGTGCACGCCGCCGACCTCGCCTTCTACGACGAGAAGCAGCGCAAGCAGGTCGTCTACAACGGGCGCTATCAGTTCCAGGTCGCCACCGACGCGGCGCACGTCGCCGGCTCGGCCGACGTCCGGATCCACGGCCGCATCACCCCGCAGATCTCGTACGTGACCGTGCAGCCCGACCGGGTCCAGCTCACCCCGGGTGACACCGTGGAACTCGGCGACCGGAATCCGTGGATCGCCGACGACACCGCCCAGGCCGGCGGCCATGTGCGGGCCGACCGGGTCGTCGAGGCGGTCTACAACGACGAATCGTTCGCCGATCTGAGCCGGGCCGCGGTGACCTACCGCAGCAGCAACCCGCGCGTCGCCGCGGTCAGCCGGACAGGCCGGATCACCGCGATCTCGGCCGGTGTGGCCACCATCGCGGTCACCGTCGACGGTGTCACCGGCACCACGCCTATCGTGGTCAAGCAACCGTTCACCCTCGAGGTCCCGGCCCTGACCGCCGCCGGGAGCACCGTCACCGCCACCGTCACGCTGCCCAACCCCGGCCCGGTCCGGCTGACCGGTGTCACCCTCGTGCTCGACACCCCGCCGGGCTGGACGGCGGCCCCGGACGGCCCGGTCACGTTCGCCTCGGTCGCCCCGGGCCGGACGGTACGGGCGTCGTGGACGCTCACCGCACCGGACGATCCCGGAACGTACGACGTCACGGCCGGCGTCACCTTCCGCAGCACCAACGGGCCCGCGACCGCGTCCGCGCCGCGGACCGTGTCGCTGCCGTTCCCGTCACTCGTCTCGGCCTACAACAACGCCGGAGTCAGCGACGACGCGCAACCGGCGGCCGGCAACCTCGACGGCGGCGGCTATTCCTACTCCGCGCAGGCGCTGGCGGCGGCGACACCGGCCATCACCGCCGGCGGCACCGTCGACCACAACGGCCTCACCTTCACCTGGCCGGCGGTCGCCGCGGGCAGCGCCGACAACGTCGTCGCGGGCGGGCAGACCATCGAGCTCAACGGCTCGGGCACGAAACTCGGGCTGATCGGCACGGGCGTCAGCGGCACCGCCTCCGGCCCGGCCACCGTCACCTACACCGACGGCACCACGCAGACTGTCACGCTCACGTTCACCGACTGGTACGCGAACAACCCGCCGGCCGGCGGCGCTGTCGTCACGTCGCTCGCCTATCACAACACGGCGACCAGCCCACGGGTCCGTAAGGTCAGCCTCTACTACACGTCGGTCGCCCTCGACCCGGCCAGGACCATCCGTTACCTCACCCTTCCCAACCTCAGCCAGGGAGTGACCGCCGCCCAGACCAGCATGCACATCTTCACCACAGCCATCGGCTGAGTCACGGGCGCCGCACGCCGTCCCGGCCGGTGAAAGCCAGGCCGGGACGGTCAACTCCCGGTGCGTGTGATCCACGTGGACGGGTCGCGGCGTACATCATCGATGACGGTGAGGGCGGCCCCGATCACCGCAGCGTCCGGACCGATCGGCGCGGCCCGTACCTCGATCGGCGCCCACCGGGCGGTCAGCACCCGGTCGCGGATCTGCGTCTGGATCTGTTCGGTCAGCCACGTCGCGAGCAACGAGTAACTGCCATCGAGCAGGACCGTGTCGACGTCGATGAGGTTGATCAGCGCGGCGAGCGAGATGCCCAGCGCGGTGCCGGCCCGATCGAGGGCGGAGCGGACCTGCGGCGATCGGTCGGCCAGCACCCCGATGGTGACCGCCGGAGTCTGGTGCGACGCGGCCCCGGCCTGCTGCTCGTCGTCGGGCACGGCGGCGAGGATCGCCGCCAGGCCGGAGTACCCCTGCAGGCAGCCCTTGGCGCCGCAGGAACATGCCACGCCATCGGGCTCCACGGTGACGTGCCCGAGTTCGCCGCTCCAGCCACGGGCTCCACGCAGCAGTTCGCCATCCAGAACGATGCCCGCTCCCAGCTCGAAGTCGCCGAAGAGGCACACGAAGTTGCGCAGCTCCTTGTCGCTCGCGTGCCACTCCGCGAGGGCGGCCAGACCGGCCTCGTTCTCGACGGAGACGATCACGTCGTGCGATCCCAGCGCTGCGCGCAGCCGGGAGCCGGCGTCGAAGTCCCGCCACCCGATGGCCGGTGCGAAGCGGGCCCGGCTGCGATCCTGCACCGGCCCGGGAGCGGCGAGGGTGACGCCGGCGACGGTGAGTCCCTGCGCCTCGGCGGTGCTGATGGCGCCCTCGGCAATGGCGGCCAGATCGTCGATGGTCTGCTCGGGCGACGTCACCGGGTGAGGGCGCGCAGCGAATTCAAGATGGCGTACCGTGCCGGCGAAGTCCACGATGCAGGCGGCCAGGCTGCCTGTGCGGATGTCCAGGCCGAGGCCGGCCGGCCCGCTGCGGGACAACGTCAGGCCGATGGGTGGACGGCCGGTGCTGCGTGAGCGGTCGGGGCCGACCTCGGCGATCAGCCCTCCGGCCAGGAGGTCGTCGACCAGGCGGGACACTGTGGGCCGGGCCAGGCCGGTGGCGCGGGCCAGCTCGATCCGGGAGACCGGAGTCGTGTCCGCGGCGATCTGTTGCAGGATGAGGCCGAGGTTGTGGGCGCGGACGTTCTCCTGGCGGGCTGGTGCCAGGAAGCCGGATCCGGCGCGGCGAGCGGGTAGGGTCACGTCGCGAATTCCGCGGAGAGCGCGGCTGCCCGGTCGCGCGACAGGATGCCGTCCGCCACGGCTATGACGATCCGGCGGGCCATGGTGGCGCCCGGCTGGAGCATCAGCGGCGAATCCCAGGACAGCGATGAACCCACGCCGAGGTAGTCCCGGGTGCGCAGGAACCACGGGTCGTCTCGGGTCGCCGGGGTTGCGGCGATGAAAACCAGGGTCCACCAGCTGCGTTCGTCGGCCGCTGCGGACACCGCCAGCCACGGGGATCGGCAGCCGTGGACGGCCTCGGGGCCGTTACCGGTGGCCGCCGTGACCCGGCACTCGCCGAGCCCTGCGGGCGCCTGCCAGAAGAATCCGCCGAACCCCGCCCCGGCTCGGCCGACCGCGGCCGGACTCTGGATCCGCAGGGCTCGCCCGGTGCTGTTGGTCAGGGCAAAATCACAGGTCAGAGCCCATGAGTCGGCGTCGATGGGCCGGGCGGACCAGGTGCGCCGCTCGGTCAGCAACTGCTCGCGGTCGATCGACATCCACCGCAGCGAATGCCGCAACCGGGTCGGCGTGCGCTGCGCCCAGCGGACGTGCTCCTGCGTGCCGTGATTGTGCAGCCACGCCGGTCCGTGGCCTTCGACGAACGTGCGGCTGCCCCAGAAGTTGTGGCCGTCGATGTCCGCCACCGCGATGCTCACGCCGAGGTGGTGCAGGTGCGAGACCGGCCTCAACGCGGTGACCACGGTGCCCGCCATGGTCCGCACCGGATGCAGATAGGGGCGCGGTGACGTGGTGCCGGGCAGGTCGGGGCGCCATGCATACTCGGCGACCACCTGATCCCCGAGACGTAACACCGTCGGCTCAGCACGCACGGCAGCCCTCCAGCCAGGTGACCGCCGCCGGCTCAGCCAACCCGTCCATCCCCGACCGCCTTCTCCGAGCTCGTGATAGCCGGTGTGCAGGATAAGCGCACAGGGGTCTCACTCGGAAGCTCATCCATTGATGCTCTTGACTTCCTGGTCGCCGGTTAGTAATAGTCAGTTACAAAGTCCGGCCCGTCCGCCGCGCTTCCTTCCCCGCCCCGCTCCGTATCCGAAAGTGAGGCTCCGCCGATGGCGCGAAGCCGGCTCCTGCCTGCCCTCATCTCGACGGTCCTCCTCCTGGCCGGCATGATCGCCCCCACCCCGGCGCGGGCCGCAGGGCTGCGCCACGACATCGGCCGCGAGGTGCTCGGCCCTCGTGACGGCTGGGCATCGGCCGAGGGCGGCGTCACCGGCGGGTCCGCCGCGACCGCCGATCACGTCTTCGTCGTTCACGATCGCAACGAGTTGGCCGCGGCCGTGGCCGGCGACGAACCGAAGATCGTCTACGTCGCGGGACGTGTCGACGCCAATGTCGACGCGGCCGGCAACCCGCTGGACTGCGCCGACTACGCCGCGCCCGGCTGGGACTTCGGCGCCTACCTCGAGGCCTACGACCCGGCAGTCTGGACCGGCACGCCGACCGGTCCGCTGGAGGATGCCCGAAAAGCTTCCAACGCCAACCAGGGCAGGAGCGTCAAGATCCGGGTCGGGTCGAACACCACACTCGCCGGCCTGCCGCACTCGGCAATCACCGGGGCCCAGATCGAGCTGGAGTCCGTGCAGAACGTCATCCTGCGCAATCTGGCGCTGCACGACGCCTACACGTGCTTCCCGGGATGGAACGGCGACGCTTGGAAGACCGAGTGGGACAACCTGGCACTGAGCCACACCTCGCACGTCTGGATCGACCACGTGAGCATCGACGACGGTGACCATCCGGACGCCGCCGAGCCGCTGGTCTTCGGCCAGCACCTGCTGCGCCACGACGGACTGCTCGACATCGCCCGGCAGAGCGACCTGGTCACCATCTCCTGGAGCCGATTCTCCGGGCACGACAAGGGCATGCTGTGGGGCAACGGCGACACCGTCATCGCCGACCGCGGCAAGATCCGCGTCACCATGCACCACAGCGAGATCACGAACCTCGTCCAACGTGGCCCACGGGTCCGGTTCGGTCAGGTGCACGTCTACAACAACCTGTACCGCTCCACCGCCGGCTCGGGCTACCTGTACTCGTGGGGCGTCGGCACCGAGTCCCAGCTGTACGCCGAGAACAACGCGTTCCAGCTCGCCGCGCCGTTTACCGCGGCCACGATCATCTGGGTCTCCAGCGGCACCGCGATCCACGAGTCCGGCACTTTCGTCAACGGCCGCCCGACCAGCGTTCTCG includes these proteins:
- a CDS encoding rhamnogalacturonan acetylesterase, with protein sequence MTVYIVGDSTAATYTAEAAPQTGWGQVLAELIGTDVVNAATPGTSSKSFIELGLLDPILDRITAGDCLVVSFGHNDAKADDPARYTEPATTYPEHLSRYVDGARARGAGPVLVTPVERRHFDSSGVIVPSHGKYPAAMAELATGLGVPLIDLTAASTRLWNAEGPAGTKKYFLHVPAGRYPKYPDGIEDDTHFLDYGARAVARLVASSLNSQVRRT
- a CDS encoding glycoside hydrolase family 3 C-terminal domain-containing protein, yielding MARLRTRAAALIAGLLAAGITPVTPARAAEPVAPIYLDTRYTFAERAADLVSRMTLAEKVAQLHTNSAPAIARLGVQQYTYWNEGQHGINRLGGNTRRGSVTGGVHATSFPTNLATSMSWDPELIYQETTAIADEARGLLDKSLWGVGQNNIGPDRNAYGNLSYWAPTVNMARDPRWGRNDEGFGEDPLLVAKLAGAYVNGLQGQNRTGERLTPYLKTAATAKHFALNNVEATRQSGSSDTTEANIRNYYTPQFRSLIQDAHVSGLMTAYNRVNGTPAPADTYLANVLAERTWGFAGYSTSDCGAITDIWAANRHNWAPAGWTTATTNGQTTWTNPATGQQLSGAAGAQAWALRAGTQLNCKGDEFTLANIEEALAAGVLSEGVLDDALVRVFTTRMATGEFDPADRVSYTAITKDQIESPAHQRLADQVAANSLVLLKNDPVDGTAVLPADPASLHRVVVVGNLANTVTLGGYSGDPTVQVSAVQGIRNALPGATVTFDACATSTTATTPAVCGAQTLADLPSADLVVVFAGTDLNVATEGKDRATLALPGNYQSLIDQVSAAGNPRSVLAVQAGGPVAIEQAQRKFPAVVFGAYNGQSQGTALAAVLFGAQNPSGHLSFTWQKDDSQLPGIQNYGLTPAQTGGLGRTYQYFTGTPSYPFGHGLSYTSFAYGKVRADRETTTPNGRIIIRFDVTNTGARAGATVAQVYATTPAVAGLDLPVKRLAGFQKTRVLQPGERQQIAVQVHAADLAFYDEKQRKQVVYNGRYQFQVATDAAHVAGSADVRIHGRITPQISYVTVQPDRVQLTPGDTVELGDRNPWIADDTAQAGGHVRADRVVEAVYNDESFADLSRAAVTYRSSNPRVAAVSRTGRITAISAGVATIAVTVDGVTGTTPIVVKQPFTLEVPALTAAGSTVTATVTLPNPGPVRLTGVTLVLDTPPGWTAAPDGPVTFASVAPGRTVRASWTLTAPDDPGTYDVTAGVTFRSTNGPATASAPRTVSLPFPSLVSAYNNAGVSDDAQPAAGNLDGGGYSYSAQALAAATPAITAGGTVDHNGLTFTWPAVAAGSADNVVAGGQTIELNGSGTKLGLIGTGVSGTASGPATVTYTDGTTQTVTLTFTDWYANNPPAGGAVVTSLAYHNTATSPRVRKVSLYYTSVALDPARTIRYLTLPNLSQGVTAAQTSMHIFTTAIG
- a CDS encoding ROK family transcriptional regulator, whose product is MTLPARRAGSGFLAPARQENVRAHNLGLILQQIAADTTPVSRIELARATGLARPTVSRLVDDLLAGGLIAEVGPDRSRSTGRPPIGLTLSRSGPAGLGLDIRTGSLAACIVDFAGTVRHLEFAARPHPVTSPEQTIDDLAAIAEGAISTAEAQGLTVAGVTLAAPGPVQDRSRARFAPAIGWRDFDAGSRLRAALGSHDVIVSVENEAGLAALAEWHASDKELRNFVCLFGDFELGAGIVLDGELLRGARGWSGELGHVTVEPDGVACSCGAKGCLQGYSGLAAILAAVPDDEQQAGAASHQTPAVTIGVLADRSPQVRSALDRAGTALGISLAALINLIDVDTVLLDGSYSLLATWLTEQIQTQIRDRVLTARWAPIEVRAAPIGPDAAVIGAALTVIDDVRRDPSTWITRTGS
- a CDS encoding DUF6807 domain-containing protein, whose amino-acid sequence is MRAEPTVLRLGDQVVAEYAWRPDLPGTTSPRPYLHPVRTMAGTVVTALRPVSHLHHLGVSIAVADIDGHNFWGSRTFVEGHGPAWLHNHGTQEHVRWAQRTPTRLRHSLRWMSIDREQLLTERRTWSARPIDADSWALTCDFALTNSTGRALRIQSPAAVGRAGAGFGGFFWQAPAGLGECRVTAATGNGPEAVHGCRSPWLAVSAAADERSWWTLVFIAATPATRDDPWFLRTRDYLGVGSSLSWDSPLMLQPGATMARRIVIAVADGILSRDRAAALSAEFAT
- a CDS encoding pectate lyase family protein, which codes for MARSRLLPALISTVLLLAGMIAPTPARAAGLRHDIGREVLGPRDGWASAEGGVTGGSAATADHVFVVHDRNELAAAVAGDEPKIVYVAGRVDANVDAAGNPLDCADYAAPGWDFGAYLEAYDPAVWTGTPTGPLEDARKASNANQGRSVKIRVGSNTTLAGLPHSAITGAQIELESVQNVILRNLALHDAYTCFPGWNGDAWKTEWDNLALSHTSHVWIDHVSIDDGDHPDAAEPLVFGQHLLRHDGLLDIARQSDLVTISWSRFSGHDKGMLWGNGDTVIADRGKIRVTMHHSEITNLVQRGPRVRFGQVHVYNNLYRSTAGSGYLYSWGVGTESQLYAENNAFQLAAPFTAATIIWVSSGTAIHESGTFVNGRPTSVLAAYNAVNDPDLSPDVGWTPTLHTRIDPAWAVPGLVQAGAGAR